The proteins below come from a single Metarhizium brunneum chromosome 1, complete sequence genomic window:
- the ASO gene encoding L-ascorbate oxidase, protein MVNIAPRSPWRVLTGVSLTVFTFTGLTLFFVIVLKHLDVGFLTNSRQLAATSHGTDGNLSHYGELEDDSFALHPEQHVFRAPHTIRLGWNITREARRPDGVLKDVYLINGQFPGPTIEARSGDTIEVTVANGIAHDTHDGIAVHWHGLLMKGFNDMDGVVGVTQCSISPGQSYTYKFEIHKEQHGTFWYHAHSAVKRADGLYGGLVVHKPADSRAVQSDASLYGYESEKMLLIGDWYHLPADRVLAEYKDFRNFAYEPVPDSLLINGAGSYNCSNARPGKPVDCVETDAPEVKVPGNKAVRLRIVNTGASAGYSLQLEGASFQLITVDGGTAVSRSTPQSSTLGVLYPGERMDVLLLSDEASPNRNKPHNSTMKIILDLELMQLMNPALTRMQSFSLSWIPSAKTEHQRQGNPPKVDIYNIQNAEGLLIPEDAPLRKNPVEVALLYTSLSINSFKNDEPWGELNHTSWTWKDPQARPLLAIDRTEWENGTEQANPLRTFRVPRYEAGEDRWFDLVVNNVDDKGHPFHLHGYEYYVLSSRQGELGRPYNPFEGDHSAHRVNTNTALKKDTVYIKPRGYVILRFPLDNSGLWLIHCHVLWHQAVGMGVVLQVGNISQTSAHKAEKSCQK, encoded by the exons ATGGTCAACATTGCGCCCAGGAGCCCATGGCGTGTGCTGACGGGGGTTTCTTTGACGGTATTCACCTTTACTGGCTTAACTCTGTTCTTCGTCATTGTTTTAAAGCATCTCGACGTTGGTTTTTTGACAAATTCCCGACAATTAGCAGCAACTAGCCATGGTACGGACGGCAACTTGTCTCACTACGGAGAACTTGAGGATGATTCATTCGCGCTGCATCCGGAGCAACACGTCTTTCGCGCGCCACACACAATCCGTTTGGGCTGGAATATCACCAGAGAAGCACGCAGGCCGGACGGAGTACTTAAGGATGTGTACCTCATCAACG GCCAGTTTCCGGGCCCGACCATAGAAGCAAGATCGGGCGATACAATCGAAGTGACTGTTGCCAATGGGATCGCCCATGACACTCATGATGGCATTGCAGTCCACTGGCATGGCCTACTGATGAAAG gcttcaacgacatggaTGGGGTCGTCGGGGTAACTCAATGCAGCATCTCTCCGGGCCAGTCATATACTTACAAGTTTGAAATTCACAAAGAGCAACATGGCACGTTTTGGTATCATGCGCACTCGGCCGTCAAACGGGCGGATGGCTTGTACGGCGGGCTAGTGGTACACAAGCCGGCAGACAGCAGGGCAGTTCAAAGCGACGCTTCTCTCTATGGATATGAGAGCGAGAAGATGTTGCTTATTGGCGATTGGTACCATTTGCCGGCTGATAGAGTGCTTGCCGAATACAAGGATTTTCGAAATTTCGCCTACGAG CCTGTGCCAGATTCATTATTGATCAATGGTGCTGGTTCCTACAACTGTAGCAATGCGAGGCCAGGGAAACCAGTCGACTGCGTCGAGACAGACGCTCCTGAAGTCAAGGTTCCTGGTAACAAGGCTGTCCGGTTACGCATAGTCAACACGGGTGCTTCAGCTGGTTATTCGCTGCAGCTCGAGGGCGCAAGTTTTCAGCTCATAACAGTTGATGGTGGCACAGCCGTATCGAGATCTACACCGCAATCGTCTACACTTGGTGTTCTCTATCCGGGGGAGCGTATGGATGTGTTATTACTGTCCGACGAAGCATCGCCTAATAGGAACAAACCTCACAATTCAACTATGAAGATAATACTTGATCTAGA ATTAATGCAACTAATGAATCCGGCGCTCACCCGGATGCAATCATTTTCTCTTTCATGGATACCGTCCGCAAAGACAGaacatcaacggcaaggcAACCCTCCCAAGGTTGATATCTACAATATTCAAAATGCCGAGGGGCTTCTCATACCCGAGGATGCACCCCTTCGAAAAAACCCAGTCGAAGTCGCTTTGCTATATACTAGCTTGAGCATCAATTCCTTCAAGAACGATGAACCGTGGGGTGAGCTCAATCACACATCGTGGACGTGGAAAGACCCCCAAGCAAGACCTCTACTGGCAATTGATAGAACTGAGTGGGAAAATGGTACGGAGCAGGCGAATCCCCTCCGAACGTTTCGCGTTCCTCGATATGAAGCCGGCGAAGACCGTTGGTTCGACTTGGTGGTGAACAATGTCGATGACAAGGGCCACCCATTCCACTTG CATGGGTACGAATATTATGTTCTAAGTTCACGGCAGGGTGAACTTGGCCGTCCGTACAATCCGTTTGAAGGCGACCACAGCGCGCACCGTGTGAACACAAACACGGCGCTCAAAAAAGATACCGTCTATATAAAACCACGAGGTTATGTCATTTTGCGATTTCCGCTAGATAATTCTGGCCTATGGCTCATTCACTGCCACGTTTTATGGCATCAGGCGGTGGGTATGGGCGTTGTTCTTCAGGTTGGCAATATATCCCAGACAAGCGCGCATAAAGCAGAGAAATCTTGCCAAAAGTAA